One stretch of Chryseobacterium indologenes DNA includes these proteins:
- the ureA gene encoding urease subunit gamma, translating to MHLTPRETEKLMLFLAGELALKRKARGLKLNYPESIALISHFLLEGARDGKKVAELMQEGANLLTKDDVMPGVAEMIHDVQIEATFPDGTKLVTVHNPIR from the coding sequence ATGCACTTAACACCGAGAGAAACGGAGAAGCTTATGCTATTTCTGGCAGGAGAGCTGGCCCTAAAAAGAAAGGCGAGAGGCCTTAAATTAAACTATCCAGAATCCATTGCATTAATCAGCCACTTTTTGCTTGAAGGAGCAAGAGATGGGAAAAAAGTAGCTGAGCTGATGCAGGAAGGCGCAAATCTTTTGACTAAAGATGATGTAATGCCTGGCGTGGCAGAAATGATCCACGATGTTCAGATTGAAGCTACATTCCCTGATGGAACCAAGCTGGTAACCGTACACAACCCAATCCGTTAA